In Argopecten irradians isolate NY chromosome 11, Ai_NY, whole genome shotgun sequence, one DNA window encodes the following:
- the LOC138335597 gene encoding uncharacterized protein isoform X1 — protein MDSVATVESTHTDRNWDHSDDTFKYLHDDQTNPGGTHFSYPTDYNYNNKYNVYTSDSHNLFSRSGADYHSKYDSHKYNHDYYVNGKREIVSDIHAETDGKSHSTERKEFQRDYRKIDYTSDYMRKYRKSYQNGLGRHGDHRECPNGFQRNGGQITWKDLRGSDDAIAPSFPPHCLGSRPDAPQTGGVYSSDKGLSTIEEKSVVDDKSWTDSGLDRPSSQSGNSKGDGTVSTERHPDSGLDLHSGRLGQQESVQYRSSRSSAELRSRSDLPLKDQGYRGSYNPSRLTSESWHREESDFRSDRLASDTGYKYRSIGPDDSEFTRHKDRTRTESMDDPLSATTRSDPGDIFTPCPGRVGDLSMYPLDRHSEGRNYYQQEHVGPTRSRSKSETDLIAISPESHRNSSPVHNTKLMELSCQPSPIFSHHTTMDSPAIVGARGSPKPGQAQDHMAKYMEERLQQRSLERGKDYRELEKIDPLDKEIDYNPRLRSRSLEPGEDYRDLDVRDIYQRPSAREHSDIYRSRRETARDISGMDDIYKTRADTVPVEYVTEAERRRLMSPSWANSNRADGKVDVTATYCDKTGQPLDHGYSPGADRPLEPGLKAQPLEPGPDFAEVMGSDHTSSRKSAYLGQDGESQFKELEQVIIHLYKQSL, from the exons ATGGACAGTGTTGCCACAGTGGAGAGTACACACACAG ACAGGAACTGGGACCATAGTGACGACACCTTTAAATATCTCCATGACGACCAGACTAATCCTGGCGGTACTCATTTTAGCTACCCCACAGATTATaattacaacaacaaatataatgtttatacaTCAGATTCACATAACTTATTTAGCAGGTCTGGGGCCGATTATCACAGTAAATATGATAGTCATAAATATAATCATGATTACTATGTTAATGGGAAACGTGAGATTGTTAGTGATATTCATGCTGAGACAGATGGTAAATCACACAGCACAGAGAGGAAGGAATTTCAAAGAGATTATCGCAAAATTGATTATACTTCTGATTATATGAGAAAATATCGGAAAAGTTATCAGAATGGTCTTGGTCGTCATGGAGATCACAGGGAATGTCCTAATGGTTTCCAACGCAATGGTGGACAAATTACATGGAAGGATTTACGAG GTTCTGACGATGCCATCGCTCCGTCATTCCCTCCTCATTGTCTGGGATCCCGACCAGACGCACCCCAGACCGGCGGAGTTTACAGTAGTGATAAGGGACTGTCCACTATAGAGGAGAAGTCAGTGGTG GATGATAAGTCTTGGACTGACAGTGGCTTAGACCGACCATCCTCTCAGTCTGGCAATTCAAAGGGAGACGGCACTGTCTCAACAGAACGTCATCCAGACAGTGGCCTTGACCTTCACTCCGGTCGCTTGGGACAACAGGAGAGTGTACAGTACAGGAGCTCAAGGTCTTCTGCTGAATTACGTTCACGGAGTGATCTGCCCTTGAAAGATCAAGGGTATCGAGGAAGTTACAATCCCTCCAGATTAACCTCAGAAAGTTGGCACAGGGAAGAAAGTGATTTCCGTAGTGACCGATTAGCAAGTGATACAGGTTATAAGTATAGAAGTATTGGACCAGACGACTCTGAGTTTACGCGACACAAGGACAGAACTCGCACAGAAAGTATGGATGATCCACTATCAGCCACTACTAGATCTGATCCTGGCGATATCTTCACTCCGTGTCCAGGACGGGTGGGCGATCTTTCAATGTACCCATTGGACAGGCACTCAGAGGGACGCAACTACTATCAACAAGAGCATGTCGGCCccacaaggtcaaggtcaaagtcaGAGACCGATCTTATTGCTATCAGTCCAGAGAGTCATAGAAACTCTTCACCAGTTCACAACACCAAGTTAATGGAGTTGTCATGCCAACCGTCCCCAATTTTCTCTCATCACACAACAATGGATTCTCCAGCGATTGTCGGTGCAAGAGGAAGTCCAAAGCCAGGCCAAGCCCAAGACCACATGGCCAAGTATATGGAAGAGAGGCTACAGCAGAGGTCATTAGAACGAGGAAAGGACTATAGAGAGCTAGAGAAAATTGATCCTTTGGACAAGGAAATTGATTACAATCCTagattaaggtcaaggtcactggaGCCAGGAGAAGACTATAGGGACCTTGATGTGAGAGACATTTATCAGAGACCGTCTGCTAGAGAGCACTCCGATATCTACCGGAGCAGGCGGGAGACTGCACGCGACATCTCAGGTATGgatgatatatacaaaacaaggGCAGATACTGTGCCAGTAGAATATGTTACTGAAGCTGAACGGAGGCGATTAATGAGTCCATCTTGGGCAAATAGTAACCGTGCTGATGGCAAAGTTGATGTAACAGCTACTTACTGTGATAAAACTGGACAACCACTGGACCATGGTTACAGTCCGGGAGCTGATCGTCCACTGGAACCAGGCCTTAAAGCCCAACCATTGGAGCCAGGACCAGATTTTGCTGAGGTGATGGGTTCAGACCATACTAGTTCACGGAAGTCTGCTTACTTGGGTCAGGATGGAGAGAGTCAGTTTAAAGAACTGGAACAGGTAATAATTCACCTATACAAACAGTCATTATAA
- the LOC138335597 gene encoding uncharacterized protein isoform X3: MDSVATVESTHTGSDDAIAPSFPPHCLGSRPDAPQTGGVYSSDKGLSTIEEKSVVDDKSWTDSGLDRPSSQSGNSKGDGTVSTERHPDSGLDLHSGRLGQQESVQYRSSRSSAELRSRSDLPLKDQGYRGSYNPSRLTSESWHREESDFRSDRLASDTGYKYRSIGPDDSEFTRHKDRTRTESMDDPLSATTRSDPGDIFTPCPGRVGDLSMYPLDRHSEGRNYYQQEHVGPTRSRSKSETDLIAISPESHRNSSPVHNTKLMELSCQPSPIFSHHTTMDSPAIVGARGSPKPGQAQDHMAKYMEERLQQRSLERGKDYRELEKIDPLDKEIDYNPRLRSRSLEPGEDYRDLDVRDIYQRPSAREHSDIYRSRRETARDISGMDDIYKTRADTVPVEYVTEAERRRLMSPSWANSNRADGKVDVTATYCDKTGQPLDHGYSPGADRPLEPGLKAQPLEPGPDFAEVMGSDHTSSRKSAYLGQDGESQFKELEQVIIHLYKQSL; this comes from the exons ATGGACAGTGTTGCCACAGTGGAGAGTACACACACAG GTTCTGACGATGCCATCGCTCCGTCATTCCCTCCTCATTGTCTGGGATCCCGACCAGACGCACCCCAGACCGGCGGAGTTTACAGTAGTGATAAGGGACTGTCCACTATAGAGGAGAAGTCAGTGGTG GATGATAAGTCTTGGACTGACAGTGGCTTAGACCGACCATCCTCTCAGTCTGGCAATTCAAAGGGAGACGGCACTGTCTCAACAGAACGTCATCCAGACAGTGGCCTTGACCTTCACTCCGGTCGCTTGGGACAACAGGAGAGTGTACAGTACAGGAGCTCAAGGTCTTCTGCTGAATTACGTTCACGGAGTGATCTGCCCTTGAAAGATCAAGGGTATCGAGGAAGTTACAATCCCTCCAGATTAACCTCAGAAAGTTGGCACAGGGAAGAAAGTGATTTCCGTAGTGACCGATTAGCAAGTGATACAGGTTATAAGTATAGAAGTATTGGACCAGACGACTCTGAGTTTACGCGACACAAGGACAGAACTCGCACAGAAAGTATGGATGATCCACTATCAGCCACTACTAGATCTGATCCTGGCGATATCTTCACTCCGTGTCCAGGACGGGTGGGCGATCTTTCAATGTACCCATTGGACAGGCACTCAGAGGGACGCAACTACTATCAACAAGAGCATGTCGGCCccacaaggtcaaggtcaaagtcaGAGACCGATCTTATTGCTATCAGTCCAGAGAGTCATAGAAACTCTTCACCAGTTCACAACACCAAGTTAATGGAGTTGTCATGCCAACCGTCCCCAATTTTCTCTCATCACACAACAATGGATTCTCCAGCGATTGTCGGTGCAAGAGGAAGTCCAAAGCCAGGCCAAGCCCAAGACCACATGGCCAAGTATATGGAAGAGAGGCTACAGCAGAGGTCATTAGAACGAGGAAAGGACTATAGAGAGCTAGAGAAAATTGATCCTTTGGACAAGGAAATTGATTACAATCCTagattaaggtcaaggtcactggaGCCAGGAGAAGACTATAGGGACCTTGATGTGAGAGACATTTATCAGAGACCGTCTGCTAGAGAGCACTCCGATATCTACCGGAGCAGGCGGGAGACTGCACGCGACATCTCAGGTATGgatgatatatacaaaacaaggGCAGATACTGTGCCAGTAGAATATGTTACTGAAGCTGAACGGAGGCGATTAATGAGTCCATCTTGGGCAAATAGTAACCGTGCTGATGGCAAAGTTGATGTAACAGCTACTTACTGTGATAAAACTGGACAACCACTGGACCATGGTTACAGTCCGGGAGCTGATCGTCCACTGGAACCAGGCCTTAAAGCCCAACCATTGGAGCCAGGACCAGATTTTGCTGAGGTGATGGGTTCAGACCATACTAGTTCACGGAAGTCTGCTTACTTGGGTCAGGATGGAGAGAGTCAGTTTAAAGAACTGGAACAGGTAATAATTCACCTATACAAACAGTCATTATAA
- the LOC138335597 gene encoding uncharacterized protein isoform X2 — protein sequence MSDGSDDAIAPSFPPHCLGSRPDAPQTGGVYSSDKGLSTIEEKSVVDDKSWTDSGLDRPSSQSGNSKGDGTVSTERHPDSGLDLHSGRLGQQESVQYRSSRSSAELRSRSDLPLKDQGYRGSYNPSRLTSESWHREESDFRSDRLASDTGYKYRSIGPDDSEFTRHKDRTRTESMDDPLSATTRSDPGDIFTPCPGRVGDLSMYPLDRHSEGRNYYQQEHVGPTRSRSKSETDLIAISPESHRNSSPVHNTKLMELSCQPSPIFSHHTTMDSPAIVGARGSPKPGQAQDHMAKYMEERLQQRSLERGKDYRELEKIDPLDKEIDYNPRLRSRSLEPGEDYRDLDVRDIYQRPSAREHSDIYRSRRETARDISGMDDIYKTRADTVPVEYVTEAERRRLMSPSWANSNRADGKVDVTATYCDKTGQPLDHGYSPGADRPLEPGLKAQPLEPGPDFAEVMGSDHTSSRKSAYLGQDGESQFKELEQVIIHLYKQSL from the exons atgtctGACG GTTCTGACGATGCCATCGCTCCGTCATTCCCTCCTCATTGTCTGGGATCCCGACCAGACGCACCCCAGACCGGCGGAGTTTACAGTAGTGATAAGGGACTGTCCACTATAGAGGAGAAGTCAGTGGTG GATGATAAGTCTTGGACTGACAGTGGCTTAGACCGACCATCCTCTCAGTCTGGCAATTCAAAGGGAGACGGCACTGTCTCAACAGAACGTCATCCAGACAGTGGCCTTGACCTTCACTCCGGTCGCTTGGGACAACAGGAGAGTGTACAGTACAGGAGCTCAAGGTCTTCTGCTGAATTACGTTCACGGAGTGATCTGCCCTTGAAAGATCAAGGGTATCGAGGAAGTTACAATCCCTCCAGATTAACCTCAGAAAGTTGGCACAGGGAAGAAAGTGATTTCCGTAGTGACCGATTAGCAAGTGATACAGGTTATAAGTATAGAAGTATTGGACCAGACGACTCTGAGTTTACGCGACACAAGGACAGAACTCGCACAGAAAGTATGGATGATCCACTATCAGCCACTACTAGATCTGATCCTGGCGATATCTTCACTCCGTGTCCAGGACGGGTGGGCGATCTTTCAATGTACCCATTGGACAGGCACTCAGAGGGACGCAACTACTATCAACAAGAGCATGTCGGCCccacaaggtcaaggtcaaagtcaGAGACCGATCTTATTGCTATCAGTCCAGAGAGTCATAGAAACTCTTCACCAGTTCACAACACCAAGTTAATGGAGTTGTCATGCCAACCGTCCCCAATTTTCTCTCATCACACAACAATGGATTCTCCAGCGATTGTCGGTGCAAGAGGAAGTCCAAAGCCAGGCCAAGCCCAAGACCACATGGCCAAGTATATGGAAGAGAGGCTACAGCAGAGGTCATTAGAACGAGGAAAGGACTATAGAGAGCTAGAGAAAATTGATCCTTTGGACAAGGAAATTGATTACAATCCTagattaaggtcaaggtcactggaGCCAGGAGAAGACTATAGGGACCTTGATGTGAGAGACATTTATCAGAGACCGTCTGCTAGAGAGCACTCCGATATCTACCGGAGCAGGCGGGAGACTGCACGCGACATCTCAGGTATGgatgatatatacaaaacaaggGCAGATACTGTGCCAGTAGAATATGTTACTGAAGCTGAACGGAGGCGATTAATGAGTCCATCTTGGGCAAATAGTAACCGTGCTGATGGCAAAGTTGATGTAACAGCTACTTACTGTGATAAAACTGGACAACCACTGGACCATGGTTACAGTCCGGGAGCTGATCGTCCACTGGAACCAGGCCTTAAAGCCCAACCATTGGAGCCAGGACCAGATTTTGCTGAGGTGATGGGTTCAGACCATACTAGTTCACGGAAGTCTGCTTACTTGGGTCAGGATGGAGAGAGTCAGTTTAAAGAACTGGAACAGGTAATAATTCACCTATACAAACAGTCATTATAA